The following are from one region of the Marinomonas sp. CT5 genome:
- a CDS encoding Lrp/AsnC family transcriptional regulator, producing MYLDEIDLQLLALIQSDDSISTESMAQQVGLSKTPCWRRIQKLENAGFIKRHVALLDADKLGLGVSVFVQVKTNQHDANWAEEFAHVVAEFPEVVEFYRMAGEYDYLLRVLVKDIPAYDKFYKRLISATALTDVTSNFAMEQIKWTTQLPLPNPMQSK from the coding sequence ATGTACTTAGATGAGATAGATTTGCAACTACTTGCCTTAATTCAGAGTGATGATAGTATTTCCACAGAATCGATGGCTCAGCAAGTTGGCCTATCAAAAACCCCTTGCTGGAGACGAATTCAAAAGCTCGAAAATGCGGGGTTTATTAAACGCCACGTTGCTCTGTTGGATGCTGATAAATTAGGGCTTGGCGTATCCGTCTTTGTCCAAGTGAAAACCAATCAGCATGATGCAAACTGGGCAGAAGAGTTCGCCCACGTTGTTGCCGAGTTCCCTGAAGTGGTGGAGTTTTATCGCATGGCTGGGGAATACGATTACTTACTTCGTGTGTTGGTAAAAGACATTCCAGCGTACGACAAATTTTATAAACGATTAATTAGTGCCACCGCATTAACTGACGTCACCTCAAACTTCGCGATGGAGCAAATTAAGTGGACAACTCAGTTGCCCTTGCCCAATCCGATGCAATCAAAGTGA
- a CDS encoding DUF4212 domain-containing protein, which translates to MSDHNINAEKYWQANLRLILGSLVVWALASYGCAILLRPMLSGIHIGGTDLGFWFAQQGSILVFIILTFFYAWRMNKLDEEFGLQE; encoded by the coding sequence GTGTCAGATCATAACATCAATGCAGAAAAATACTGGCAAGCAAACCTCAGACTGATACTAGGCAGTTTAGTGGTTTGGGCATTGGCCTCTTATGGCTGTGCTATCCTTCTTCGCCCAATGCTCTCAGGCATTCATATCGGAGGAACGGATTTAGGATTCTGGTTCGCTCAGCAAGGTTCTATCCTCGTATTCATCATTTTGACTTTCTTCTACGCATGGAGAATGAACAAACTTGATGAAGAATTTGGCCTTCAGGAGTAA
- a CDS encoding efflux RND transporter permease subunit translates to MNPLDQPKGIIPWFAGNPVAANLLMLLVISLGVINMGSLNKKSFPTLPPNGIDIRVSYDSGSAKESEEGIAIPIEQKLQGVEGIKNVMSQSSATGAEVSIEVKDDYVLDNVFSDIKDKIGEINSFPSEADRPVITKDTRSELAIIIQLYGDADRRTLQKLANELKTDLLSDENINSVGISGTLEPAMLIDVDKNKLEAYDLSLSDISSAISAESSSSRVAALSNKDVYLKISAAEQAYFKQQFSHIIVKTNATGGNIKLGDIATIRDAFDDDKFVLSRFNQKDSLSIRVNTTGNDDIINTVEATKRVVNKWQASDRLPSQVQLATWNDRSESINQRLELMVKNALTGVLLVFVLLAIFLNVTVAFWVAMGLPFIFFGTIFAMGTSSIDLTLNMITTFGFILALGIVVDDAVVVGESIYTTRARDGDTLGNTIKGTMEVAVPTLFGVFTTVAAFWALSNIDGRLGQIYSQFAIVVAICLVLSVIESKIILPAHLSHLNTRKTKPNNILSSSWGVVQAGADKGLQFFSEKLYRPAIDFALKQRYAMCVVFITLFALVMSMPFTGDIRMSFFPRIPGDSVRTTLTMQSDSSYGETQKALLAIEQKAYQADKILIEQAKKSGKIPADTPSKATGIKHIQTSSNGDQGGNFRVELMSGSPYYNSRQFTSKWQEISAHVEGVKSLRIRYGQDTVDALYVELTSSDSSALNGAMETFIEKLNAVPAVTGVEKFDTPPEARLSLELTEQGRLLGLNTKELASQIALNFDGTVVQKYQRDNDEMEVRLGFPKDQQESPAAVMDTKITLENGKRIPLSTVASLSKTEVQTDIIRIDGKRSYYLSAEVDKDVMSSTEVVEYLQSAVMPNLQKQFSSVNFNFSGEAEEQAETESSLAKMFMLALLIIYALLAIPLKSYSQPIIIMMAIPFGIIGALLGHWMNDLALSIFSLNGILALSGVVVNDSLLLVSRFNDIRKDTVHVKLAIRQACQSRLRAVLLTSFTTFAGLMPILWETSRQAQALIPAAVSLGYGILFATLITLILIPVLLMIKEDVHLLMARFKNKTTEVLEPVKTGEEK, encoded by the coding sequence ATGAACCCACTTGATCAACCAAAAGGTATTATTCCCTGGTTTGCTGGCAACCCTGTCGCCGCCAACCTACTGATGCTGCTTGTTATTTCTCTCGGTGTCATCAACATGGGGTCGCTCAATAAAAAAAGCTTCCCGACATTACCACCTAATGGCATCGATATTCGCGTAAGCTATGACAGTGGCTCGGCTAAAGAAAGCGAAGAAGGCATTGCCATTCCCATTGAACAAAAGCTTCAAGGCGTAGAAGGCATCAAAAATGTTATGTCTCAGTCTTCTGCCACAGGTGCTGAGGTGAGCATTGAAGTCAAAGATGACTATGTGCTTGATAATGTGTTTTCCGATATCAAAGATAAAATTGGCGAAATAAACTCATTCCCCAGTGAAGCTGATCGTCCGGTTATAACAAAAGACACACGGTCCGAACTGGCCATCATCATTCAACTCTACGGCGATGCAGATAGACGCACCTTACAGAAACTGGCAAACGAATTAAAAACCGACCTACTCAGCGATGAAAACATCAATTCAGTCGGGATTTCTGGCACATTAGAACCAGCTATGCTGATTGATGTCGATAAAAACAAACTCGAAGCTTACGATTTAAGCTTAAGCGATATTAGTAGTGCTATTTCTGCCGAATCATCCTCTTCACGGGTAGCGGCCTTAAGCAACAAAGATGTCTATCTAAAAATTAGCGCCGCAGAGCAAGCTTATTTCAAACAACAATTTAGCCATATTATCGTTAAAACCAACGCCACAGGCGGCAATATCAAGCTTGGTGACATCGCAACGATTCGTGACGCCTTTGATGATGACAAATTTGTACTGTCACGCTTTAACCAAAAAGACAGTCTATCCATTCGAGTGAATACCACGGGCAATGACGACATTATAAATACTGTCGAAGCGACCAAAAGAGTGGTGAATAAATGGCAAGCAAGCGACCGATTGCCTTCGCAAGTACAACTCGCCACTTGGAACGATCGCAGCGAATCCATTAATCAGCGTTTAGAGCTTATGGTTAAAAATGCCCTCACGGGGGTGTTATTAGTATTCGTGTTATTGGCCATTTTTCTCAATGTTACCGTGGCTTTTTGGGTTGCCATGGGCCTGCCTTTCATCTTCTTCGGCACTATTTTTGCCATGGGCACCAGCAGCATCGATCTCACCTTAAACATGATCACCACCTTTGGTTTCATTCTGGCGCTGGGGATTGTAGTCGATGATGCCGTGGTGGTGGGTGAAAGTATTTACACCACCCGAGCCAGAGATGGCGACACATTAGGCAATACCATCAAAGGTACAATGGAAGTGGCTGTACCAACCTTATTTGGTGTATTCACCACAGTGGCGGCGTTTTGGGCATTATCAAATATTGATGGTCGACTCGGCCAAATTTACTCGCAATTCGCTATTGTGGTCGCCATTTGCTTGGTGCTTTCGGTCATTGAATCAAAAATCATTTTGCCTGCCCATTTATCGCATTTAAACACCCGCAAAACCAAACCCAACAATATACTCTCCTCTTCTTGGGGAGTGGTTCAAGCGGGTGCAGACAAGGGACTGCAATTCTTTAGCGAAAAGCTCTACCGCCCTGCTATCGATTTTGCTTTAAAACAGCGCTATGCCATGTGCGTTGTTTTCATTACTTTGTTTGCTCTGGTGATGTCCATGCCTTTCACTGGTGACATTCGCATGAGCTTTTTTCCGCGTATTCCGGGTGATTCCGTTCGAACCACACTGACCATGCAAAGTGATAGTAGCTATGGTGAAACACAAAAAGCGCTATTAGCCATCGAGCAGAAAGCGTATCAAGCGGATAAAATACTGATTGAGCAAGCCAAGAAAAGTGGCAAAATCCCTGCGGATACCCCATCAAAAGCAACGGGCATTAAGCACATACAGACGTCATCGAATGGTGATCAAGGCGGTAATTTCCGTGTCGAACTCATGAGTGGTTCCCCTTATTACAACTCCAGACAATTCACCAGTAAATGGCAAGAGATTTCGGCACATGTAGAAGGTGTGAAAAGTCTGCGAATTCGTTATGGGCAAGATACCGTAGACGCCCTGTATGTTGAACTCACCAGCAGTGATTCCAGTGCCCTGAATGGTGCCATGGAAACCTTTATCGAAAAATTAAATGCTGTGCCTGCGGTAACGGGCGTAGAAAAGTTTGATACACCGCCTGAGGCTCGTTTATCCCTAGAGCTGACAGAGCAAGGACGATTATTAGGGCTAAACACCAAAGAGCTAGCCAGCCAAATTGCTTTGAATTTCGATGGTACTGTGGTGCAAAAATACCAGCGAGACAATGATGAAATGGAAGTTCGCTTAGGTTTCCCGAAAGATCAGCAGGAATCTCCCGCCGCTGTGATGGACACCAAAATCACCTTAGAAAATGGCAAAAGAATACCGCTTTCAACGGTCGCTAGCCTAAGCAAAACCGAAGTTCAAACTGACATCATCCGCATTGATGGCAAGCGTTCCTATTACTTATCGGCCGAAGTAGACAAAGACGTCATGTCCTCAACAGAAGTCGTTGAGTACTTGCAAAGTGCCGTGATGCCAAACCTGCAAAAGCAATTCTCTAGCGTGAATTTTAATTTTTCTGGCGAAGCAGAAGAACAAGCGGAAACAGAGTCCTCGCTGGCGAAGATGTTCATGCTCGCGCTACTTATCATTTATGCCCTTTTGGCGATTCCGCTTAAATCCTACAGCCAACCCATTATCATCATGATGGCGATTCCGTTCGGCATTATTGGGGCGTTATTAGGGCACTGGATGAACGACCTCGCTTTAAGCATTTTTTCTCTCAATGGTATCTTGGCACTAAGTGGTGTTGTGGTGAATGATAGTTTACTGCTTGTCTCACGATTTAATGACATTCGCAAAGACACAGTGCACGTAAAACTCGCGATCCGCCAAGCTTGTCAAAGTCGCCTACGAGCCGTGTTATTGACCTCTTTCACCACGTTCGCCGGACTGATGCCAATCTTGTGGGAAACCTCAAGACAGGCACAAGCTCTGATTCCTGCTGCCGTTTCTTTGGGTTATGGCATCCTTTTCGCGACCCTTATTACACTGATTTTGATCCCTGTTCTCTTGATGATTAAAGAAGACGTTCACTTACTGATGGCTCGCTTTAAGAACAAAACGACAGAGGTATTAGAGCCCGTGAAGACTGGGGAAGAAAAATAG
- the zigA gene encoding zinc metallochaperone GTPase ZigA, translating into MNNVKSKLPVTVLSGFLGAGKTTVLSHILNNRDGLKVAVIVNDMSEINIDAATIQQDVSLNRSEEKLVEMSNGCICCTLREDLLIEVRKLAEDNRFDYLVIESTGISEPLPVAETFTFADEDGISLSDIARLDTMVTVVDAVNFMKDYDEAMSLQEKGESLGEEDERSVADLLIDQVEFADIILVSKTDLVSATELKKLESILRSFNTEADIVPIQQGQIEPKRLLGTHKFSFEKAQQAAGWLKEMRGEHVPETEEYGIGSFSYLARRPFHPQRFFDFLHSTEAYGKLLRSKGYFWLATRPEFAGQWSQAGGIAHYGFAGMFWKAVPKDRWPQDPEYLASIESQWVEPFGDMRQELVFIGQNLKKEAVIEALDECLLSDEELLAGKASWAKLPDPFPEWSEVA; encoded by the coding sequence ATGAACAATGTGAAAAGCAAATTACCCGTTACTGTGTTATCGGGTTTTTTAGGGGCGGGTAAAACCACCGTATTAAGTCATATATTGAATAATCGAGACGGTTTGAAAGTGGCGGTTATTGTGAACGATATGAGTGAAATCAATATCGATGCCGCGACGATACAGCAAGATGTGTCGCTTAATCGCAGCGAAGAAAAGCTGGTGGAAATGAGCAATGGTTGTATCTGCTGCACCTTACGCGAAGATTTGCTTATTGAGGTACGAAAGCTAGCGGAAGACAATCGTTTTGATTACTTGGTCATTGAGTCTACTGGCATTTCCGAACCATTGCCTGTGGCCGAGACATTCACTTTTGCCGATGAAGATGGGATCAGTCTTTCGGATATTGCTCGTCTAGATACCATGGTGACCGTGGTTGATGCGGTTAATTTCATGAAAGATTACGATGAAGCCATGTCTCTCCAAGAAAAAGGGGAATCTCTGGGCGAAGAGGATGAGCGCAGTGTGGCGGACTTGTTAATTGATCAAGTCGAATTTGCTGACATCATTTTGGTCAGCAAAACCGATCTAGTCAGTGCGACGGAATTAAAAAAGTTAGAGTCCATTCTACGAAGCTTTAATACAGAAGCTGATATTGTTCCTATTCAGCAGGGGCAAATTGAGCCAAAACGTTTATTAGGAACCCATAAATTTAGCTTCGAAAAAGCTCAGCAAGCGGCAGGTTGGCTAAAAGAAATGCGTGGCGAGCATGTACCTGAAACGGAAGAGTATGGCATTGGCAGTTTTTCTTATTTAGCACGTCGACCTTTTCACCCTCAGCGCTTCTTTGACTTTCTTCATAGTACTGAAGCGTATGGCAAACTGCTGCGTTCAAAAGGCTACTTTTGGTTAGCGACTCGTCCTGAATTTGCTGGTCAATGGAGTCAGGCTGGTGGCATTGCTCATTATGGTTTTGCAGGGATGTTTTGGAAAGCGGTTCCTAAAGATCGATGGCCACAAGACCCTGAATACCTAGCGTCGATAGAAAGCCAGTGGGTGGAGCCCTTTGGTGACATGCGCCAAGAACTGGTTTTTATCGGACAAAATCTGAAAAAAGAAGCGGTAATTGAGGCACTGGATGAGTGTTTGTTAAGTGATGAAGAATTGCTAGCAGGTAAAGCATCGTGGGCAAAACTGCCAGATCCGTTTCCTGAATGGTCTGAAGTGGCTTAA
- a CDS encoding efflux RND transporter periplasmic adaptor subunit, giving the protein MKPSSQWILLIFSLLIAVAVYFYIDNALNQKAFHLGKPLPEKKEEALEVSVVTVTAASHQATIQASGIAKPRYQLTLNSKVSGEVVKVSDELEAGQRVKKGDVLVRLTNKELNSAVANAKKALASAELALKEEKRQGDQARSEWKAAGFKGDPDSDLVLRVPQLASAQAEVDSAKAALLEAQDNLKHTQILAPFDALVISRAIAPGSYLSSGGEVATLYSTDRAEITINLASTDWQKLPDMKTLLKRKTPVRVNSIESNDHWQGHIIGIDQHIDTTTRMRSLVVGIDAPLDQTPPLLPGAFLTVQLEGKAIEHLWKLPSTALSQTSEIWYVNDQSRLDAFDTTPLFVDATFIYVLVPEKLRGRSYQVVRKPFSSYLKNTLVNPSEPSK; this is encoded by the coding sequence ATGAAACCCTCTTCCCAATGGATACTGCTTATTTTTTCACTGCTGATCGCCGTCGCGGTGTATTTTTATATCGATAATGCCCTAAACCAAAAAGCGTTTCATTTGGGTAAACCATTGCCAGAGAAGAAAGAAGAAGCATTAGAAGTCAGTGTAGTTACCGTCACCGCGGCCAGCCATCAAGCCACCATTCAGGCATCAGGTATTGCAAAACCAAGATATCAACTGACCCTAAACAGCAAAGTCAGTGGCGAAGTCGTCAAGGTATCAGATGAGCTCGAAGCTGGTCAGCGCGTCAAAAAAGGGGATGTCTTGGTTCGCTTAACAAACAAAGAACTGAACAGTGCGGTCGCCAATGCGAAAAAGGCGCTAGCAAGTGCAGAGTTAGCGCTTAAAGAAGAAAAACGCCAAGGGGATCAAGCACGCTCTGAATGGAAAGCGGCGGGATTCAAAGGGGATCCAGACTCAGACTTAGTATTGCGCGTTCCACAACTGGCCAGCGCTCAGGCTGAAGTCGACTCTGCAAAAGCCGCTCTTTTAGAAGCACAAGACAACCTCAAGCACACACAAATCCTTGCGCCATTTGATGCTCTCGTCATCAGCAGAGCTATTGCTCCGGGTTCTTATTTAAGCTCAGGTGGTGAAGTGGCGACTTTGTACAGTACAGATCGGGCAGAAATCACCATTAATTTGGCCAGCACGGATTGGCAAAAATTGCCCGACATGAAAACACTTCTTAAGCGTAAAACACCAGTACGTGTCAATAGCATTGAATCGAATGACCATTGGCAAGGTCATATCATTGGTATTGATCAACATATAGACACGACCACCAGAATGCGTAGCCTAGTGGTCGGCATTGATGCCCCATTAGATCAAACTCCGCCTTTATTACCTGGAGCCTTTCTTACCGTTCAGCTAGAAGGCAAAGCCATTGAACACCTCTGGAAGCTTCCCAGTACAGCACTAAGCCAAACCAGTGAAATATGGTATGTCAACGATCAGAGTCGTTTAGATGCTTTCGACACCACACCACTCTTCGTGGACGCAACATTTATCTATGTTTTAGTACCGGAAAAGCTACGAGGTCGCTCATATCAAGTTGTCAGAAAGCCCTTTAGTAGCTACCTAAAAAACACCCTTGTTAATCCGTCTGAGCCGTCGAAATAA
- a CDS encoding MOSC domain-containing protein: MIQAIFVAKKSAQPQVGIDAVKVDMGKGIVGDRYYGKKGSDGPNITFVESEEIAAFNANFEQNISLSDTRRNIITQGVRLNQLVGQEFSIGDVRFYGVELCEPCASLGKSLANDTITSAQVVRAWLHRGGLRANVLSTGILRTGMQFNLIPRNSK, from the coding sequence ATGATTCAAGCCATTTTTGTCGCCAAAAAATCCGCTCAGCCTCAGGTTGGCATTGATGCAGTAAAAGTAGATATGGGCAAAGGAATCGTAGGTGATCGCTATTATGGCAAAAAGGGTAGTGATGGTCCGAATATTACCTTTGTAGAGAGTGAAGAAATCGCCGCATTCAATGCGAATTTTGAGCAGAACATTAGCTTGTCTGATACGCGCCGTAACATTATTACGCAGGGTGTACGCTTAAATCAGTTAGTCGGACAAGAATTTTCTATTGGCGATGTGCGTTTTTATGGCGTGGAATTGTGTGAACCTTGTGCTTCACTGGGTAAGTCATTAGCGAATGACACCATTACGTCAGCACAAGTGGTTAGAGCTTGGTTACATCGTGGCGGGTTACGAGCCAATGTTTTGAGTACCGGTATTTTGCGTACTGGCATGCAATTTAACTTGATCCCAAGAAACAGCAAATAG
- a CDS encoding sodium:solute symporter family protein: MDQFTVNLLFVGGSFALYFGIAFWARAGSTKEFYVAGGGVHPVLNGMATAADWMSAASFISMAGLIAAGGYANSTFLMGWTGGYVLLAMLLAPYLRKFGKFTVPDFIGDRFYSKTARLVAVACLIIASVTYVIGQMTGAGVAFSRFLEVDNNTGLLIAAVVVFFYAVLGGMKGITYTQVAQYIVLIIAYTIPAVFISLQLTDTFIPAIGLFSTHTESGMPLLQKLDEVVRELGFRDYTADVENKLNMVLFTLSLMIGTAGLPHVIIRFFTVPKVADARWSAGWALVFIAMLYLTAPAVASMARLNLLTTIYPSGPTEQPIEYAERPDWIQTWETTGLIKFEDKNGDGRVQFYNDVPAFKDEATARGWEGNELVVNRDILVLANPEIANLPSWVIGLIAAGGLAAALSTAAGLLLAISSAISHDLIKGSINPNISDKGELKVARVSMFVAIAVATYLGMNPPGFAAQVVALAFGIAAASIFPALMMGIFSKRVNSTGAVAGMLAGLISTLVYIFLFLGWFFIPGTASLANTPDNWLFGISPLSFGAIGAVINFVVAFVVSSMTTPPPKEIQDLVESVRYPQGAGGAVDH, encoded by the coding sequence ATGGATCAGTTTACTGTTAACCTACTTTTCGTCGGCGGTTCCTTTGCTCTTTACTTCGGTATTGCGTTTTGGGCCCGCGCTGGTTCAACAAAAGAATTCTATGTCGCCGGTGGCGGCGTTCATCCGGTACTCAATGGTATGGCAACCGCCGCAGACTGGATGTCTGCGGCCTCGTTTATTTCAATGGCGGGTTTGATCGCCGCTGGCGGCTACGCTAACTCCACCTTCTTAATGGGCTGGACTGGCGGCTATGTGCTTCTGGCTATGCTACTCGCTCCTTACCTGCGTAAATTTGGTAAGTTCACTGTGCCTGATTTTATTGGCGATCGCTTTTACAGTAAAACAGCTCGTCTTGTGGCGGTTGCCTGCTTGATCATTGCCTCGGTGACCTATGTTATCGGACAAATGACGGGGGCGGGCGTTGCCTTTTCTCGCTTCTTAGAAGTCGATAACAACACAGGACTTCTGATCGCTGCCGTAGTGGTTTTCTTTTACGCTGTATTGGGCGGTATGAAAGGCATCACTTATACCCAGGTGGCACAATACATTGTGTTAATCATTGCCTATACCATCCCAGCGGTGTTTATCTCACTACAACTGACCGATACTTTCATTCCTGCGATTGGTCTGTTCTCAACACACACTGAATCAGGTATGCCATTACTGCAAAAACTCGATGAAGTGGTTCGTGAACTCGGCTTTAGAGATTATACCGCCGACGTGGAAAACAAACTTAATATGGTGCTGTTTACTCTGTCTCTGATGATAGGTACAGCGGGGTTACCACACGTTATTATTCGCTTCTTTACTGTACCAAAAGTAGCCGATGCACGTTGGTCTGCTGGCTGGGCACTTGTTTTCATCGCAATGCTTTATCTAACAGCACCAGCGGTTGCTTCTATGGCTCGCTTGAATCTATTGACCACTATCTATCCTTCTGGACCTACGGAACAGCCTATTGAATATGCTGAACGTCCTGATTGGATTCAAACTTGGGAAACCACTGGATTAATCAAGTTTGAAGACAAAAACGGTGACGGTCGCGTGCAGTTCTATAATGATGTTCCCGCCTTTAAGGACGAAGCAACCGCGCGTGGCTGGGAAGGTAATGAACTGGTAGTGAATCGCGACATTCTGGTGTTAGCCAACCCAGAAATTGCCAACCTACCAAGTTGGGTTATCGGACTCATCGCGGCCGGTGGTCTTGCTGCTGCACTTTCCACGGCGGCGGGTTTGCTCTTGGCCATTTCTTCAGCCATCAGCCATGACTTAATCAAAGGATCGATCAACCCCAATATCAGCGATAAAGGGGAATTGAAGGTCGCTCGGGTATCCATGTTCGTTGCCATTGCTGTAGCCACTTACCTTGGTATGAATCCACCAGGATTCGCCGCTCAAGTGGTTGCCTTGGCCTTTGGTATCGCCGCTGCGTCTATCTTCCCCGCGCTGATGATGGGTATTTTCTCGAAACGCGTAAACAGCACAGGAGCCGTTGCTGGTATGTTAGCTGGATTAATTTCCACCTTGGTTTATATCTTCCTCTTCCTTGGCTGGTTCTTTATCCCAGGTACAGCGTCTTTGGCAAATACCCCTGATAATTGGTTATTCGGAATTTCACCATTATCGTTCGGTGCCATTGGTGCCGTGATTAACTTTGTGGTTGCATTTGTTGTTTCTTCTATGACAACGCCACCACCAAAAGAAATCCAAGACCTTGTTGAAAGCGTTCGCTACCCACAAGGAGCAGGCGGCGCTGTTGACCACTAA
- a CDS encoding VOC family protein: MDDHAFLSSSLIGPSQGLNHLTLSVSNLDASLTFYCDVLGFTGEVRWKTGAYLSYGDCWLCLSLGTPKPSQDYTHFAFSFSAEAMSHVQKKRGFSAVRHWQANTSEGDSLYIEDPDGHKLELHSGSLATRLNSLQENPYDGLVWLNESDTIRSL, translated from the coding sequence ATGGACGACCACGCCTTCCTATCTTCTAGTTTGATTGGTCCTTCCCAAGGGCTAAATCATCTCACGTTAAGTGTCAGTAACCTTGATGCTTCGCTGACGTTTTATTGTGATGTATTGGGCTTTACTGGGGAGGTACGTTGGAAAACAGGCGCCTATTTGTCTTATGGTGATTGTTGGCTATGCCTGTCATTAGGAACGCCTAAGCCTAGCCAAGATTATACGCATTTTGCTTTCAGTTTTAGTGCAGAAGCCATGTCTCATGTGCAGAAAAAAAGAGGCTTTTCAGCGGTCAGGCACTGGCAAGCGAACACCAGCGAAGGCGATTCTTTGTATATTGAAGACCCAGATGGGCATAAACTGGAGCTGCATTCTGGATCACTAGCAACGCGACTAAACTCATTGCAGGAAAATCCCTATGACGGTTTGGTGTGGCTAAATGAAAGCGATACCATAAGGTCTTTATAA
- a CDS encoding aminotransferase class V-fold PLP-dependent enzyme, giving the protein MSIAAAENITAPKTNTSLDKDALFARIRDGIIGKDTQIQTPFGTRTLTYADYTASGRSLDFIEDAIRQHVLPLYANTHTEANATGQQTTAFREQARQQIRQAVNASEDDLVIFCGSGATSAINTLISQLGLRQLSPSEKSEICVFIGPYEHHSNELPWRELGVEVIRIAESTDGGVCLNTLETELQAKQGKRLIGSFSAASNVTGILCDQDAITALLHRYQALAFWDFAAAAPYVALNMNPNASSDLAKDAIFFSTHKFIGGPGTPGILVVKKAIIHNAKPSLIGGGTVSFVTPEEHTFLPVGERREEGGTPSIVESIRAGLVFQLKQTVGENAIEAREHQLVQMIDQRWQNHPRIERLGHHQAARLSITAFRIKTDIGYLHHGFITALLNDLFGIQVRGGCSCAGPYGHQLLGIGKAESERIQEAMKKGEKLVKPGWVRFNLNYFLDEAEATFILDAIDFVAKHGTTLLPYYAYDQKSDLWRFQGQSVTPKSLNDVLWTAPIKETKLSPVEDKMAYLIAAEATVKDCLAGNYQPQTQPFNTEFSDIKCFVLATDLA; this is encoded by the coding sequence ATGTCCATTGCTGCCGCAGAGAACATAACCGCCCCAAAAACCAATACGTCATTAGATAAAGACGCTTTGTTTGCCCGCATTCGTGATGGCATTATTGGTAAAGACACGCAAATACAAACACCTTTTGGCACAAGAACTTTGACTTACGCTGACTACACCGCCTCCGGCCGTAGTCTAGACTTTATCGAAGACGCCATTCGTCAACATGTCTTACCGCTTTATGCCAACACGCACACCGAAGCCAATGCCACCGGCCAACAAACAACCGCCTTTCGAGAACAAGCACGTCAACAAATCAGACAAGCCGTTAATGCCAGTGAAGACGACCTAGTTATATTTTGTGGCAGCGGTGCCACCAGCGCGATTAACACCTTGATTAGCCAATTAGGCCTGCGTCAATTGAGTCCGTCTGAGAAGTCTGAAATCTGCGTTTTCATTGGTCCATATGAACACCATTCCAATGAATTACCATGGCGAGAATTGGGCGTTGAAGTGATCCGTATTGCCGAATCTACAGACGGTGGTGTGTGTCTCAACACTTTAGAAACAGAGTTGCAGGCTAAACAAGGGAAACGTCTTATCGGTAGTTTCAGCGCAGCGTCCAACGTCACAGGCATTTTGTGCGATCAAGATGCCATTACCGCCTTGCTCCATCGCTACCAAGCGTTGGCTTTTTGGGATTTTGCTGCAGCTGCGCCTTATGTTGCACTGAACATGAACCCAAATGCGTCCTCCGATCTGGCGAAAGATGCGATCTTTTTCTCTACTCATAAATTCATTGGTGGCCCAGGTACTCCGGGGATTTTGGTGGTTAAAAAAGCCATTATTCACAACGCTAAACCCAGTCTGATTGGTGGTGGCACAGTATCTTTTGTTACTCCAGAAGAGCATACATTTTTGCCCGTTGGTGAACGCCGAGAAGAAGGCGGTACACCCAGTATTGTCGAATCGATTCGTGCCGGTTTGGTATTTCAACTTAAACAAACCGTTGGCGAAAACGCCATCGAAGCGCGTGAACATCAGCTAGTGCAAATGATCGACCAGCGTTGGCAGAACCACCCAAGAATTGAGCGACTAGGGCACCATCAAGCAGCACGCTTGTCCATTACCGCGTTTCGCATCAAAACAGATATTGGCTATCTGCATCACGGTTTTATCACCGCATTATTAAACGATTTATTTGGTATTCAAGTTCGCGGTGGTTGCTCTTGCGCTGGCCCTTATGGACACCAACTATTGGGCATTGGTAAAGCGGAGTCTGAACGAATCCAAGAAGCGATGAAAAAAGGCGAAAAGCTAGTCAAACCTGGTTGGGTTCGTTTCAATTTGAACTATTTTTTAGATGAGGCAGAAGCCACCTTTATTTTAGACGCCATCGATTTTGTCGCGAAACATGGCACGACTTTATTGCCCTACTACGCTTATGACCAAAAAAGCGATTTGTGGCGCTTCCAAGGCCAATCGGTAACACCTAAATCGCTCAACGACGTATTGTGGACGGCACCGATCAAGGAGACAAAACTAAGCCCAGTAGAAGATAAAATGGCTTATTTAATAGCCGCGGAAGCCACTGTCAAAGACTGCTTGGCAGGGAATTATCAACCGCAAACTCAACCATTTAATACCGAGTTCAGCGATATTAAATGCTTTGTTCTAGCAACGGACTTGGCTTAA